In the Sinomonas cyclohexanicum genome, GATCCCCAGCACCCACGGCATCACGAGCGCGCTCACCGGATCCCCCCTTCCCCGGGCTCGGCGGACATCATCCGGTCGAGATGCTGCTCCTCGGTCACGAGCGCCAGCTCCTCCTTGGTGCCCATGATGCGGATGAGCTCCGCCTCGACGCCGAGGACCTCGCGCCGCACCCGGTCGGCGCCGGCGGCGTCCTCGATGTCGATGTAGTGGACGTAGAGGGTCGCGTTGGCACGGTCCACGTCCACGACGAGCGAGCCCGGCACGAGCGAGATGACGTGGCCCGTGGCCGTGACCATGAGGTCGGCGTGGCTGCGCAGCGGCACCGCGACCACGGCGCTGCGCACCCGTGGCCCCTTGGCGATGGCAAGCCACGCCAGCTGGACGCTCGCCACGATCACGTGCCACACGAACACGAACGCATACCGCACGGCGTGCAGCACGTTGAACCGGCCGCTCAGCTCGACCGGCGGCAGGTAGAACACACGCGTCACCACGAGCGCGACGAGCGCACCGAACACGA is a window encoding:
- a CDS encoding Na+/H+ antiporter subunit E yields the protein MRRPRTSLRIELPLLGWLVLVWAALWQDFSPGNLVFGALVALVVTRVFYLPPVELSGRFNVLHAVRYAFVFVWHVIVASVQLAWLAIAKGPRVRSAVVAVPLRSHADLMVTATGHVISLVPGSLVVDVDRANATLYVHYIDIEDAAGADRVRREVLGVEAELIRIMGTKEELALVTEEQHLDRMMSAEPGEGGIR